In the Populus nigra chromosome 2, ddPopNigr1.1, whole genome shotgun sequence genome, ACTTTTCACTATCCAAAGACAAAAACTTCAATCAACCAAGGACCAATGACATGTTCTCACCTTTATTGTATCTCCAAGTGAAAAGGGCTTTGAAAATTGCATAGACAACCCACTGAGCACATTCCCAAGGACGTCTTTGGCAGCAAAAGCGGTAGCAACTCctacataattttataataataagagaatcagatttttatatatgattacaaaaacacaaaactacAATACAACATAGGATTGACCCTAAGAGAAAAGTGAATGGGTGGTCTAGATTGAGATATCATCAATAAGATGCATTTAGTTTTGGGTAAAATGTATGAGGGACCCATGTACTATTGGTCAAAGCACAAAGAGTTCCTGAACAAACTATTCGGCTCAAACAGTCCTAGAACAAAACTGGAGGTAAAAATTAGTTCTTCTGCTAAATGACATTAGTTTTCCATCCAATTTGGGTTAAGTAAAATCAAGTGTCACCATAGTCCACTTTATAGAAGGATCCGATTTCAGTTGAATAATTTGTTCAGGGATTATTTGCGCTTCGACCAATAGTATAAGGGAGCTTGACactttttaccttaaaaaaattgaatgaaaacctAACATCATTTACCAGAAAGACTAATTTTTATCCCTAATTTTGTTTGGAGATTCTTTGTTCTTTGACCAATGGTACAGGGGCACTCTACATTTTACCCTTTAGTTTTCAATGAGAAATGTAAAACTATCAAGCAATAACTAGCATTCACGTGAAAAAAGAAGTGGTAAAAAGATGTTAAGGTGAACAAATAACATGACTTGAGTCTTTTTTGCCaccagtgtaaaaaaaaaaaaaactaactaaaatAGCAGACCACAGTCCCAACAACATAACTAAAGAGTATCCCTCCATTCATATGGAGGGCTTCTGTAGAGAACAAACAGTGTTACACATACATGAAGTTTTGGTAGGACAGTCTCCATAAGGTGTAAAGAAAAAATGGCAAAAAGAATTCCATATTGCTCGCCAAAACTAAGTGACAAGGGAAGTCAACAGATGGAGAGGGAATAGAGAAGTAACTTTGATTTAAGAACTTGTAGAGTTAACGTGTGCATTCAAGAAATCCATTaagcatttcaaaaaaaaatgttagaatgTTAAGATCGCACTACAATCACAAATAAATAGGAATTTGGAAGCATAAATCGagcaagaataaaaaatcagaagATTAGTTAAATATCAGAATTTTTCATGCCAAATATTCCTATCATCACAATTACTGCATGTGTAAAAGCACAAGCCATTTACTAACACTGACCTCCAATGCCACCCACAGTAAGTATAGACTGCACTGCAACCCCACAAGCCTCAGCTAAAGCCATCACTCCAATAACAAAAAGACCAACAGAAGAAACTCTATCAAGAGTTAACAGCTTTTCCCGATCAACTGTTGCCGAAGCTATCACACGATTAAACACATTTGTCTTCCACCGATGCAGAAACCATACAAAAGAAAGAATAACAGCACCCCTCCATGCTTGTGCTATATACGGAGAAGCAATTGTAGTAGGTGCCACCATCACAGCACTGCAAATCAGAGTCCAAATATATTAGTCAcctaatgaaaaatatatacaaaaaatatgaaCATTCACATATCATAAAGTGGAAAGGATTATAGTTGGAACTACTAACATTTGTGAAAATGCCATAAAGGTGATTACATATCTTAAAGGATCTTCCAAAGCACCCCAAATGCTCTTCTCATATGAAATTTGTTCACCAGATGTGCCTCCAGATAGTAAAGCAACAGGAGTTTGCACTGAATACTTGTGAAATCGCCTCAAAAGTCTAGGCATAACCACCCAAGCCACAACAGTACCAGTCAAAGTCCAACCAACTGGAACAACCACATTTTTAAGATATGGATGCGAATCAAGCAACTGCTGAACATAAGGGGTCAGTTCAGTGGAGATCTCTTTAGCCTTTTGCTCAGAATAAGTTACTGCATGCACTGCACTTTGCCAAGCTTCTTTAACCTTATCAATCCAGTCACTTCCAATACCACCACTGTTACTAACGTCCACATCACTTCCACTGGAAGAAGCTGAAACTTCACTAGCCCCAGATTTATCAACTTTGCCACCAGAAGACCAAGAGAATGATCTACAGCTCAACCCGGGGCTCATTGAAAAGAAAGGAACAGCACTTCGAAGCAACACATTTGACGAAGTTGACAAAAATCCTCTCATGGGTTTCTTCTTATAACATTGGTTATTGACACAAGCATCAGATCTCATAGCTATAATATTTGACAGATTTCCAGCCAATTTTGATTCATCTTTGTAATAATCTCCATTTATGATAGCAGATGCTGATCTTAGACTACTTCCATTAACATTATAAAATCGAAGCGATTGACGTTGTGAAGTGGGGTTGATGGAATTACAGAAAGACTTTTTTAGCATAGAAAACCTAAGTCCAGCCATGATAGCAACTTACAGCATGAGATGAATTCAACTAAAccatttcatcaaaaaaataaaatgtaacaaAAAATTTAGTACCAATTTGCAACCAAGAACTTGTCAAAAGGCTCTCAACCTGCAAAAcacagagaaaaataaaaagataggaATCAGACAAACTTACTTGAAGAGATTAAAAGTAGTATAGATAAATTTgggtctaaaaactaaaaaaaaccacctTAAACAGcacttttaagttttaactatcaaataataaaatgtaaagtttataaaaagaagaagaggaagaggaagaagattaAAAACAGAAGCATCCTTGAACCCTAAACCTGTGCtgcaatcaaaattttacaggcgAGCAAAATGAGAATCAGCTTACCAAAATGAGAATTAGCCAGATCTATATTTTGGCTACAcaaggttttgtaatttttagagTAAAATCCTCGctattgataattaaaaaaaaaaaaaggcttagtGGTGTGTTCTGCTATGAATTATTGGGactgtggtatataaacttgtagTATTAACTAGATTAGTGTCCAGCTTCACCGGTGgtcattaaatgtttttaacgTAGAAAAACATTTACAGATCATGATAAACTAGTTAATTCCGAGTTAACTAGATTAGATAACTcgaggtaagaaaaaaaaaacacaacactgAAGGGCTCAATAatataatgttaaaggataagtataaaaaaaaaaatttgtaatgtccaagaaaaaaaatatgtgaactTGGATCAACCTGATTATCTATCACATATGATATaatatcaagataaaaatattagatttttaattaaaaaacttaataaaaaaaactgaaattaaataaaaaaacaagaaaaaaaaatgaattaaagttACTTTGATTAACTTGTACtcgatataattaaaaaaaaaatcacaaaactcaaagataataattcaatatcaaaaaataaaattttaaaaattaataattttataaaaatatattaaaaaaataaaatcaaattaagctAACTCCACCCTCTCGAATAATcttacaaagaaaaacaaataacaaagtcGTAGAACTATTCATCCTTCTATCTTTCTTGGAGTTATTTGCATCCTCGAAGTTCTTGTAATCTAACATTTTAGTTCGTTTCTCCATTTAAATTAAAGACACAGGGACTAAAGACACAGGGAATAGCTTCTATTtggaaagaagagagagagggtgGAGGGGGTGAAACCATAGTTTCGAAACCCGACTTGGCGGGTCAATCCAGGATCCAGGGTGGgaaccgggccgggtttaagaaaaaatagaaaaaaggaaaacttGAGGTGATCCGGTTGATCTAGCAAAACCCGGTCAAAAACCCGATTGCAAcccgttgaattttttttttttactaaaatgactttatattgatttaaaaaacggAATTGACTTGGGCAACCCGGTGACCCGATCAAGACCAGGAACTCGGGCCTTGAATCCAGCCAACTATCATACCGAGTTCAAAAACTATGAGTGAAACTACGAGAAGAGAAGATGATGGCTTCTTGTCCGCCATTTTCTCTCTCACGCCCAAGCTCAAGAGTGAACACTAACTCTCTTGTGATCGATCCAACTgcatgtatgtatttttttcaatttcatttaatagATACTTGACTGCAACCACTTTTGTATGCGTTGTGGATTCGTTTGAAAACACGgttgaaatcaaatttttttaaattataaaaaaatttatcaatttttttatgtttttagatcgttttgatatgctgatctcaaaaataatttttaaaaaataaaaaaatattattttaatatatttttaagtgaaaaatattttaaaccgcaACCGCTACTACAATCCCAAACATGAAATCCTTATACTTTGCTTTGGTTTACCGCACTATAatgtaaattaatttgttgtttaggACTATAAATCTGTAATGCCAATCACATAATATTCcatgtttttaatgttaaattttacgTTTCGGTTTGAATCTTTCCATCATTTGTAAAGTAGACTTGACTGGAATAATTTTTGTGAAATCATAGGTTAAAACCAGATTTACTTAGActtgttttggattttatatatatatatatataaattttgttatttcaagagtttttttaaaaaataaaacatgaattgATAAGAGTAAATTCCCAACCAGTAacccaacttaaaaaaaaatatcattataaaaaaaaagatggtatgaaaatacccagatgattaaaactaaaaatagatTCATTGGGATATTGgcagaaaagaggaaaaaaaacaaaaaaaaaaaggaaaggaaaggaaaaggcaGCCAAATTCCAATAGCTGGTTCAAGTTAAACCAGCCTGGTTGGGTCCCAACACTGTAAGAGCGACGCGCTGGTTCTACCTCAATACCAGGTTAGCACGTAAAGTGGGGCCATAACCAAAACGCGGACACCAAATGACGCGTTGACCATGTCCCGAAAACCCAATTCAACTCGTCCCTAACTCACTATCACAAAAATAGGAACAAAAACTCTTTAATTTCCTCTTCACTCTCCGAAATCTCTATTCTTCAATTTCTCTCTCAAATGGAGGAGACTAACTCACACAGAATCCATACTTTCTCTCTCTTGATTCTcaccttctctcttttctccacCCTCTCTCTTTCCAGCTTCTCTCCCACAGACAACCACCTCATTTCTTGTGGCTCCACCGTCGACACCACCGTCGACAACCGCCGTTTTATCTCCGATTCCAATCCGAGCTCGCCGCTTCTCTCCTCAGCAAAAACGATTCCGCTCACCAACCAAAGCCCATCTCCTTATTCTATCCAAATCTACAACTCCGcaagaattttcaaaaaacctTCAAAATATGCTTTTGAGATTAAGGAACTAGGGACTCATATGGTAAGGCTTCATTTTCACGCTTTTGTTTCTTCCAATTTGGACTTAAGCGATGCTCAATTTCACGTTTTGGTTAATGGATATGTTGCTTTGAGCAATTTCAGTGTAGGGAAAGTTAGGGACTTCGTAGTTAAGGAGTACTTTATATGGGCTGATTCTGATAAGATTGTGATTAATTTTGTGCCTGCAAAGAAGGGTAATTATGGTTTTGTTAATGCAATTGAAGTGATATCTGCACCTAAAGATTTGATTGCTGATGTGGGATTTCTTGTTAATGGTaataaagatgagaaatttgtGGGATTAACCAAGCAGGCACTTGAAACTGTGCATAGGATCAATGTTGGAGGTCCAAAGGTGACACCTTTTAATGATACTGTATGGAGAACATGGATTCCTGATTATGAGTTTTTGAAATCAAGTAATGATTTGTCGAAACGGATGTACTTTGGTGGTCGTATTCATTACCAAATTGGAGGGGCTAGCAGGGAAGTAGGTCCTGATTTTGTGTACAAGACTGCACGAGTGATTACTAACACTAATGGCTCAGTACTTAATGTTAATATGACATGGGAGTTTCCAGTGGATGAGGGTTATAAGTATCTTGTTAGGATGCATTTCTGTGATATTGCTAGCATATCGCTTGGTTTGATACATTTTAATGTCTATGTTAATGGGTACCTGACATATGAAGATTTAGATCTTTCGTCTATTACATATACGCTGGCTTCTCCGTTTTATGTGgattttgttgttgatgatgatagCTCTGGGGTTTTGCGTGTTAGTGTTGGACCTACCAACAAGACCATGGCATATGGAGTTGATGGTATTTTGAATGGGGTGGAGATCATGAAGATGAATAATTCAATGGGGAGTCTTGGTGGAAAGATTTGTGCAGGCATGGTTTTGAAAAGTTGGCCTAGAGGAAACATTGGTGTTCTGGTTCCATTTGTTGCTGGTTTGTGCTTGTTGCTGAGTCTAGCTCTGGTTATGCATAGGAGAACAGTGGGAATGAGGAACCCTGTTTCCTGGTCCAAATTGCCTACAGAGGTCCCAGGAGTTGACTTAAATCATGGTAATCTACATTTTTCTGGTAAGGCGTGATTTCTGTTCTATAGCACAGGTTGTTGTATGATATAACTGGTGATGCAGATGCTATAGAATGATGGTATTCTCACCTTCTGCTATTTAAGGTCATAGTAAGTTCTTATTTGAAGTATCTAAAGCTTAATGTACCTGGCCAGTATTGTAATGCTAATTTGTAAGCAGGCTGTTTTTGTAGCATATAATATACTGTGCAACTTCTATATTTTGTAATGCAGGATGCAATATCTTCAATTATCTCTTGTACTTTGCGATCCTTAAATAAGATTCCAGCTATTTTACTGAAAGCATACCCATTCAACAGTTTGCTCGAACTTTCAACCTTAAGTTGTATTGTTTGCAAGCTTGAACCGAGCCCGGCTTTattcaattgattttgaatAGGCTGTTTCCGCTTTGGCATGCTGATACGACGAGAGGAAGTAAATTATGCTTAAAGTATCTCACCTAGGGCAGACAAGTGATTACTGTAATGTTATTACGTCATGAATTTCTTCTTGTTAGGATGGTGTTTCCCTTGATTCTTGTTCATATTGCAATGATGTTTCTATTTTTGTAAAGCAATCACTTGATTTTGATTGCATGGAATCACGAATTTGGCCTGCACATATTCATGAATTGGCACTTGAAAGGTAGAGAATATGCCTTGcggaggtaaaaaaaaaactgacaagTGATAAATTATGAGAAAACCCTTGTCTTGAAGTAATCCTGAAATCATTCATGGCGTTAACTGCTTGCTGATTTGTTTTCCTAATTTCCAACGGTGCCTGTAAAGCATCCCACTACTGCTAGATGATGTCTCGCATTGCTGTTTAGTGGGCCTCTATGGAATAACCCTAAGGGTGTAGAGATGAACTGTTAGAAGGCCGAACCTTTCTTCATGGcgatttgaaaattttcttaaattaatatgaatattatcaCATTTACAGTTTGTTTGGGTAAGAAGGGAATGGAGGGGAGGGGTATGGaggttaatgatatttttaacctTATTTAGGAAGAAAATATGTGAGGGAGGGGAAGGGAAATGAAGGTTTATTTTTAACCTTCTTTCCTCTTCAAAATCTCACCCTCAAATTTGGAGGTAATGggttggaaggaaaaaaaatattatattccttttacattaatttattattttaatcttatttctTTGTGAAAAACTCAATCTTATCCATTTGATAAATAAACATTTTCAATCTTATTTATAACTTCATCTCTTTACCTTTACCTCCAAACTAGAAGTGAACTACTAATAAAGTATTGGTCTAGCGGTTAAGACACTACTATATCCTTACAAAGATGAGAAtacaaatttaatcctcaagaAGCGTATTTATTGGGAGAGCCAGCCACAAACTCCAAATAGAACtagttttattctttaaaagggTGTGAGGATACccagataaaaattaaaaaaaaaaaaaacattattttccattcatttttttgcccctaatttttttttttttctcctccgtCATTTTCTTATCTATCCAAACTACGGGAAGGTAAAAACAATTTACATCCCCTCCCCTCGCCTCCCTTCCCCTCTTATCACAATTTTTTCCCCAAACAAAAGATGATTTAGTAAGAAATTCCTAACATtattcactcttttttttttaatataacaagtGTCACTTTAATTAGTAAGTGTTGGCAGAATTGTGGGCCGCAAAAAAACCTTcttaattttcttccaattcaatttcTCCCGGCGAAGCAACATATAATCATACAAAGAAGCTTCAGCCACCCTGTTACCTCTTCCTCCTTAATCCAAAAGTAACGAATTTCCATGAAGGTGAACTGAAATAAAGTTTAGTGTGATGGAATATTTGTTAAGGCCGTCGGGGTTATGTGGGACTCGTGGAAGTCTCAACTTTTAGGGCTAAATTCGATTCACGACCCACGGCTGACGGCATGCTTTTAGGCCTTGAAGGATGGCGGTCTTCGGTAATTTGAGTGGAATTAAAATGGTATGGAATTATTTTACGTAGTTGATGTTAATGCATTCGTAAGTTACAAACTGCAAGAGGTGGCTTAGCGAGATCTCATATTCACGTGTCTCAAATTTTTAAACGCGGTCACTGAAAGATTCAAGGCATGTTTCTGAGGCGTAGTGATTGATGATGAATCAGTATTTTTTATGCAATGTAAGAAAAAGAGTAAAATCGTGATTAAAAAGGTTCAGTAATATGGTGGTAACACAGTAACAAATGGATATAATGAGTTTTTAGATCTATAATGTTTGGGTTTTACACTAAAAATAGATGTGGTGAGTTGTCAAACTCAATATATTCATGTTTGATCACATGCTGAGTCGAAGTAAACGTTGTTCTTGTAAACTACCAGACTCAGCATACCTATGTTTGGCCACGTGTTGGATCCAAGTAAACATGGATATGACGAGCTGTCACACCGAATATACTTGGATCCAGATAGATACCAAGCCTAAGTGAACATGAATATGACAAGTTGTCAGATTCGACATACTTAAGTTTAGGCATGTGTTGAACCCAAATAAACATAAGTCTGGCAAACTGTCAAACTCATCACCCCTCAGGCTTGGTTACGCGCCTAGCTCAATTTATCTGAAGGTTGTTATAGACTCATGTTAAGGCCATAAAACTctgtttatttacttttaagacttttaatatgaaatattcaTCTTCTACATCTATAGGTATAAAAACTTTACTAATgacatatcatattttcatctcattaatgatatgtaaaAATAACTCTCCAGTCTCTTCACTCTATTATAAAATACAGAGTTCATGGATTATAAATATCTCTAAACCATCTAAGTAATTAAAAGGTTCacaatttgttttcttcaagCATTTGTACTttaatttataaagtatttattatattaaaataaaaacaaacatctttatttatagaatttaaaaatatttttataatttattatttaaaattactgACTTTATCacatgaaagtattttttttttaagtctttgAATCCCACCAAAATGAACCGTTTGAAATGTGTTAGGATTCCCACAGCCAATTAGCTATTTTCTAAGCTCTGCAAAAGAGAATAAtgatataaacaaataaaaaaaaaccgtccatatatattaattacaaaaaatgaattttttttatgaataaaccaattaaaatatgGATGATTCACTCAAAGATTCAAGGGTAAATacttaattattcaaaatactTTAGTTGTTAAActagtctctcttttttttagaaaaataaatatttttttaataattttttctatttgttttctagTCAATacttttattaagatttttttaatggtctTTGAAGGTTTTACTTTCGTTATACCTCGTCATCATCCAACCAAAAAGGcataatatataattcaaaaaagcAAACTGGGGTACAAAATTAAGAGCTTGTGCCATTAATTACCATAAGAAAGTAGTTAGTCTTTAATTTATGGCCTGATCATAAGCAACCAACGACGTCCCAAGCCTTCCTTAATTTTGTCTGAAATTAACTTCATCTTAGCAATCTTTTTGGAGCTGGTCTGGTAATTGCTTGATTTTCTTCCGTTTCGATATTTCTGATTTCTAGATATTCTTCCCATACTGTCGCTCAAGTCATCAACATTTACTTCATTAATTACCATTATTTCTTGTTTGGATTTTAACATATATCCCGGAGGGGCAcaagttaattaatataaatgaattaCCTTAccttcattaaaaattaagttttgataggtggataaaacattaaaattttaaaaataaaataaaataaaatattgtttttatatttttaagaataaaaaactatttatttatatttcctgTAGCAAGTTTGATGTCATTAGGGAGGGAGGCATGCGTCAGCCATACTATTTCCACGCATTACAGAAGGCACACGAGAGCCACGAGCCTAGAACACAGCAACGAGTGCAAAGGTTGCTCTATGCACGAGGCCAGTCATTCTAGATCAGATCCAGCTGCTACGAAATATATGCAGATCACAGTAGCACCCCTCAAATAATTCCCAAGAGTTCGAGAGGATGAAAATTCTTGGCTGATCATCCATTTATAAGATTTCAATGCGAACCAtcctattttttactttatattttctgaatttacttttaaaattttggcATTTGTCCCCACTCTTGCAGCTGCAATTGCAATTGAATTGACAAAATAAAGACAATCTGTTTCgagaatgatttttatttaaaaatatattaaaataatatttattttagattttaaaatttatttttaatattagcatattaaaacaaaaattatcaaaaacataataatttagagtttgataaaaaaactaattgaaatAACAGTAATCACAAATGTTAAATTTCAAATTGGAAAAGCATATATTTCACGAAAACATGAAGACACATTTATGGTTTcggtaaataaaaagaaaaaaaaaactatggcaCTTGCTAAGTACGTAGTTCTATACAATTAAATGAATTGTactgaaaaatattatgatcATAAATGGCATTCAATGCAATGATTTTGTAAGTTATATCAGTAtgatttaattttcttcttgcaTGGAATaaatatttctcctttttttgaattatagtataagatataattaattaatgttacttctgaaaaaaaaaaataggtgttcGGAGACTTACTATACATCTTGTAAAAACATTACGTACATTTCTTACATCCATACATCTTTctacaatatttatatttatatcaagatcgatcaaaacttaaaatacttctaccaataaaatcaattaaaaataaatatactgcCTCTCAAAAAAAGAATGGTCGCACTAGAAATTAAAGCATCAGCTATATGGATCTTTAACCTTGGAGGCAATAAATAATTTTACCGAACAAAACCATACCAGCCTAAGGCATACACATGATCcacaaatttataataaattcctACAAGCAAAAAATTAAGCAGtcatttaattaagaaaagatatGGTTCATGAATATCAACCGTAAGATTTATTGCaaacacaataatatatatatatatatatatatatatatatatatagctcgtCGAGAATTTTTTGCGAGTGTGATCGAATGAGCTTAGTATCATTCCCATCATCAATCGTGTAGGGTGGCATGAGACTTGCCATTGTAGTGAAAGTAAACGCATCAACTTGTGCCATACAGAAAGCCTGGATGGAATGAAAATGGAGGgagagaaattaataaaaaggtcTAGCTAGCActcaaaattaacatttttcttttcttttttcgataATTAAAGGTCAGCACAATCGTTGACTCCTGAACAATGACACATGCCAAGTATCGGGCATGCGCCACGGCCCCGCCTATTGTCAACCACGTAGGATAATGAACCCTGGAAACTTTGTTCTGCTTGCAGGAGGGAGGAGACGTGAGCCACGCTTCATTTTCATGTGCTGCCAAGCCTACATTCGCTATATGcataaaaaacc is a window encoding:
- the LOC133682763 gene encoding mechanosensitive ion channel protein 1, mitochondrial-like, encoding MAGLRFSMLKKSFCNSINPTSQRQSLRFYNVNGSSLRSASAIINGDYYKDESKLAGNLSNIIAMRSDACVNNQCYKKKPMRGFLSTSSNVLLRSAVPFFSMSPGLSCRSFSWSSGGKVDKSGASEVSASSSGSDVDVSNSGGIGSDWIDKVKEAWQSAVHAVTYSEQKAKEISTELTPYVQQLLDSHPYLKNVVVPVGWTLTGTVVAWVVMPRLLRRFHKYSVQTPVALLSGGTSGEQISYEKSIWGALEDPLRYVITFMAFSQIAVMVAPTTIASPYIAQAWRGAVILSFVWFLHRWKTNVFNRVIASATVDREKLLTLDRVSSVGLFVIGVMALAEACGVAVQSILTVGGIGGVATAFAAKDVLGNVLSGLSMQFSKPFSLGDTIKAGAVEGQVVEMGLTTTSLLNAEKFPVLVPNALFSSQVIVNKSRAQWRAMVSKIPVTVDDVEKIPQISNDIKNMLKSNANIFLGKEAPYCYLSRIESSFAELTLGCNLKQMSKNELYSTEQDILLQSVRIIKEHGARLGITTTSQ
- the LOC133682369 gene encoding probable receptor-like protein kinase At5g24010, encoding MEETNSHRIHTFSLLILTFSLFSTLSLSSFSPTDNHLISCGSTVDTTVDNRRFISDSNPSSPLLSSAKTIPLTNQSPSPYSIQIYNSARIFKKPSKYAFEIKELGTHMVRLHFHAFVSSNLDLSDAQFHVLVNGYVALSNFSVGKVRDFVVKEYFIWADSDKIVINFVPAKKGNYGFVNAIEVISAPKDLIADVGFLVNGNKDEKFVGLTKQALETVHRINVGGPKVTPFNDTVWRTWIPDYEFLKSSNDLSKRMYFGGRIHYQIGGASREVGPDFVYKTARVITNTNGSVLNVNMTWEFPVDEGYKYLVRMHFCDIASISLGLIHFNVYVNGYLTYEDLDLSSITYTLASPFYVDFVVDDDSSGVLRVSVGPTNKTMAYGVDGILNGVEIMKMNNSMGSLGGKICAGMVLKSWPRGNIGVLVPFVAGLCLLLSLALVMHRRTVGMRNPVSWSKLPTEVPGVDLNHGNLHFSGKA